The following are from one region of the Nicotiana tabacum cultivar K326 chromosome 3, ASM71507v2, whole genome shotgun sequence genome:
- the LOC142174680 gene encoding uncharacterized protein LOC142174680 has translation MLRSTNPGSTVVVKTSKETIPGKKVFVGIYICLHACKVGWLEGCRNVIGFDGAFLKGVCKGELISCIGKDGNNQMYSAAWAVLTKSQGEGLTIIFDVQKGLVASVSELLPNAEHRICARHIWSNWKQKWKGEEKRKKFWAYARSSFEAYLKAKIDELAELGDSKIIEDLLRYPKQCWCRAFFKDWSKYDSVENNMCETFNSWILSARHKSIIAMLEEIRVKVMERMTTMREFATRWISDVSPMAMRYIEKQSQYAVKYDFKWNGDTGYEIQYGVYKYIVDFSNNTCTCRS, from the exons ATGTTGAGGTCTACAAATCCTGGCAGCACTGTTGTTGTGAAGACCTCCAAGGAGACAATACCTGGTAAGAAGGTGTTTGTGGGTATCTATATTTGTCTACATGCTTGCAAAGTTGGTTGGTTGGAAGGGTGTAGAAATGTTATTGGCTTTGATGGAGCATTTCTGAAGGGTGTGTGTAAGGGTGAGCTAATATCATGCATTGGTAAAGATGGTAACAACCAAATGTATTCTGCTGCCTGGGCAGTG CTCACTAAATCCCAAGGTGAGGGGCTGACCATCATTTTTGATGTGCAGAAG GGACTTGTTGCATCTGTTTCTGAGTTGTTACCAAATGCTGAGCACAGAATATGTGCAAGACATATATGGAGTAATTGGAAACAAAAGTGGAAAGGAGAGGAAAAAAGGAAGAAGTTTTGGGCCTATGCAAGGTCTTCATTTGAAGCATATTTGAAGGCTAAGATAGATGAGCTGGCAGAATTAGGTGATAGTAAGATCATTGAGGACTTGCTGAGATACCCAAAACAATGTTGGTGTAGAGCATTCTTCAAAGATTGGAGTAAATATGATTCTGTGGAGAACAACATGTGTGAGACTTTTAACAGTTGGATCTTGTCTGCTAGGCACAAGTCTATCATAGCCATGTTAGAAGAGATTAGAGTGAAGGTGATGGAGAGGATGACTACCATGAGAGAATTTGCAACAAGGTGGATTTCTGATGTATCTCCTATGGCAATGAGGTACATAGAGAAACAATCTCAATATGCTGTTAAGTATGATTTTAAATGGAATGGGGATACTGGGTATGAGATACAATATGGGGTTTACAAATATATTGTTGACTTCTCCAACAATACATGCACATGTAGATCATGA